One genomic window of Halovivax cerinus includes the following:
- a CDS encoding DUF2249 domain-containing protein produces MTELDVRDVPPMERHPKIHDAFEDLNDGESLTIVNDHEPKPLFYEFQAEVETFDADGYEVEQVDDAEFRATFPKREA; encoded by the coding sequence ATGACAGAACTGGACGTCCGTGACGTGCCACCGATGGAGCGCCACCCGAAGATTCACGACGCGTTCGAGGACCTGAACGACGGTGAGAGCCTCACGATCGTCAACGACCACGAGCCCAAACCGCTGTTCTACGAGTTCCAGGCCGAAGTCGAGACGTTCGACGCCGACGGCTACGAGGTCGAACAGGTCGACGATGCGGAGTTTCGAGCGACGTTTCCGAAGCGGGAGGCCTGA
- a CDS encoding DsrE family protein, giving the protein MDLGLVLETNDPERVWNAFRLANTALEANHAVEIFLLGDGVEAPDLEHEKFNPHGVMVQYARNGGEIAACGTCLDSRDLDADELRPRGTMSDYLRIVEDAETVLTIG; this is encoded by the coding sequence ATGGACCTCGGACTCGTCCTGGAGACCAACGACCCCGAACGCGTCTGGAACGCGTTCCGTCTCGCGAACACCGCGCTCGAGGCGAATCACGCGGTCGAAATCTTCCTCCTCGGAGACGGCGTCGAGGCGCCGGATCTCGAACACGAGAAGTTCAACCCCCACGGCGTCATGGTACAGTACGCCAGAAACGGCGGCGAAATCGCCGCCTGTGGCACGTGTCTCGACTCCCGCGACCTCGACGCCGACGAGCTTCGGCCCCGGGGAACGATGTCGGACTACCTGCGAATCGTCGAGGACGCCGAGACGGTGCTCACGATCGGCTGA
- a CDS encoding heavy metal translocating P-type ATPase gives MSACSLCDLPTPDSPVTERGVEGTFCCRGCLEVSRALDDVDGVDRAAVRERASASDPRTGSEEDGATGRMADEPARAGGNEATAQTVAPSETTGRTVPEGADEAFLAVDGMHCATCEGFVSLLGEREDGIVSVEASYATDTARVVYDPDRVDADALPETISGYGYEARDRAGTGRNTRTAENLVTRLLVGGFLSMLVMPWYLFYLYPGYVGIDTGILSTGGTSAAGTYVPLAMIGLFSGGVLFYTGYPILRGAYVSVRVGRPNMDLLIAVAAGSAYAYSTLTLAAGGIHLYYDVTVAVVMVVSLGTYYEGRIKRRATDLLADVTTAGVREATRRTDGGETETVAVDELAPGDVVVVRPGERVPVDGAVIDGTAAVDESVVTGESIPVTKRPGDAVVGGAVVTDSALVCEVGDDAESTLDRIATLMWEIQSATPGVQRLADRLAAIFVPLVLALAVGVTSWRVLAGAPVETAVLTGLTVLVVSCPCAMGLATPLSVAAGLRDALERGIVVANAALFESAPAVETIVFDKTGTLTAGEMTVREVHGDPDAVERAAAVERYSTHPVADAIVAHAADSTPDGATDGNGSGDGMERTTDIAADGGVATEEPHGTREGDTGSGGSRARDFERHPGEGVSAVVPSPSCDDTGAVGETSDDTVGERVVVGTPALVERLVGPVPDALAEVIDGARDRGHLPVVVGYDGRARAVAVVGDRTRSSWRSVLEAVADREVIVLTGDDESATATVRDHPAVDRVFAGVPPDGKVATVRRLSQEGVTAMVGDGTNDAPALAAADVGIALGTGTARATDAADAVLASGDLTAVPDVFALATGTRRRIHENVRWALLYNAVAIPLAAAGLINPLFAALAMAGSSAIVVANASRPVFDSS, from the coding sequence ATGAGCGCCTGCTCACTCTGTGACCTGCCGACACCCGACTCGCCGGTGACGGAGCGGGGCGTCGAGGGGACCTTCTGCTGTCGCGGCTGCCTCGAGGTGAGCCGCGCGCTCGACGACGTGGACGGAGTGGATCGGGCGGCGGTTCGCGAGCGAGCGAGCGCGTCGGACCCTCGAACGGGCAGCGAGGAGGACGGGGCGACGGGACGGATGGCGGACGAACCAGCTCGAGCGGGTGGGAACGAGGCGACAGCCCAGACGGTAGCCCCGTCCGAGACGACCGGGCGAACCGTCCCCGAGGGCGCCGACGAGGCGTTTCTCGCCGTCGACGGGATGCACTGTGCGACCTGTGAGGGATTCGTCTCGTTGCTCGGCGAGCGCGAGGACGGGATCGTATCGGTCGAGGCCAGTTACGCGACCGACACCGCACGCGTGGTCTACGATCCCGACCGCGTCGACGCTGACGCCCTCCCCGAAACGATCTCGGGGTACGGCTACGAGGCGCGGGATCGGGCCGGAACCGGTCGGAACACTCGCACAGCCGAGAATCTGGTCACGCGCCTGCTCGTCGGCGGCTTCCTCTCGATGCTCGTCATGCCCTGGTACCTGTTCTACCTCTATCCGGGCTACGTCGGAATCGACACCGGAATCCTCTCGACCGGGGGGACGTCGGCGGCCGGAACGTACGTCCCGCTCGCGATGATCGGGCTGTTCTCGGGCGGCGTGCTCTTCTACACCGGGTATCCCATCTTGCGCGGGGCGTACGTCAGCGTCCGCGTCGGTCGGCCGAACATGGACCTGCTGATCGCCGTCGCAGCCGGGTCGGCCTACGCCTACAGCACGCTCACACTGGCTGCAGGGGGCATCCACCTCTACTACGACGTGACCGTGGCCGTCGTCATGGTCGTCTCACTCGGCACGTACTACGAGGGACGGATCAAGCGGCGTGCGACCGACCTGCTCGCGGACGTGACGACCGCGGGCGTTCGCGAGGCTACCCGACGAACGGACGGCGGTGAAACCGAGACGGTAGCCGTCGACGAACTCGCGCCCGGCGACGTGGTCGTCGTCCGGCCGGGCGAGCGCGTCCCCGTCGACGGGGCGGTGATCGACGGGACGGCCGCCGTCGACGAGTCAGTCGTCACTGGCGAGTCGATACCGGTGACCAAGCGCCCCGGAGACGCTGTCGTCGGCGGCGCCGTCGTCACCGACAGCGCACTCGTCTGTGAGGTGGGCGATGACGCCGAGAGCACGCTCGACCGTATCGCGACCCTCATGTGGGAGATCCAGAGCGCGACGCCGGGCGTCCAGCGCCTGGCCGACCGGCTCGCTGCGATCTTCGTCCCGCTCGTGCTGGCCCTCGCTGTCGGCGTCACGAGCTGGCGGGTTCTCGCCGGCGCACCGGTCGAAACCGCCGTTCTGACCGGGTTGACCGTCCTCGTCGTCTCCTGTCCGTGCGCGATGGGGCTCGCGACGCCACTGTCCGTCGCCGCCGGTCTTCGCGACGCGCTCGAACGCGGCATCGTCGTCGCGAACGCGGCGCTGTTCGAGTCCGCACCGGCCGTCGAGACGATCGTCTTCGACAAGACTGGAACGCTGACCGCCGGCGAGATGACCGTTCGCGAGGTCCACGGCGACCCCGACGCCGTCGAGCGCGCCGCGGCCGTGGAACGCTACTCGACCCATCCCGTCGCCGACGCGATCGTGGCCCACGCCGCGGACTCGACACCGGACGGCGCGACCGACGGGAACGGGTCCGGAGACGGGATGGAACGTACCACCGACATCGCGGCCGACGGCGGGGTCGCGACCGAGGAGCCCCACGGGACGCGCGAGGGGGACACCGGTTCCGGCGGCAGTCGCGCACGAGACTTCGAACGGCACCCTGGCGAAGGCGTGAGTGCCGTCGTCCCCAGCCCGTCGTGCGACGATACAGGGGCCGTTGGCGAGACAAGCGACGATACAGTCGGCGAGCGGGTCGTCGTCGGCACGCCAGCCCTCGTCGAGCGGCTCGTCGGTCCGGTTCCCGACGCCCTCGCGGAGGTCATCGACGGCGCGCGGGACCGGGGCCACCTGCCGGTCGTCGTCGGGTACGACGGTCGGGCGCGAGCCGTCGCCGTGGTCGGCGATCGGACCCGCTCGTCCTGGCGGTCGGTGCTAGAGGCCGTCGCGGACCGCGAGGTCATCGTCCTCACCGGCGACGACGAGTCGGCGACTGCGACGGTCCGGGATCACCCGGCGGTCGACCGTGTCTTCGCCGGCGTTCCACCGGACGGGAAGGTCGCGACCGTCCGGCGACTCTCCCAGGAGGGTGTGACAGCGATGGTCGGCGACGGAACCAACGACGCGCCGGCGCTCGCCGCCGCGGACGTCGGCATCGCTCTCGGCACCGGCACGGCGCGGGCGACGGACGCCGCCGACGCGGTCCTCGCGTCGGGCGATCTGACGGCCGTCCCCGACGTCTTCGCGCTCGCGACGGGAACCCGACGGCGAATCCACGAGAACGTCCGCTGGGCGCTCCTGTACAACGCGGTCGCCATCCCGCTCGCTGCCGCAGGCCTCATCAATCCCCTCTTCGCCGCGCTCGCGATGGCCGGCAGTAGCGCTATCGTCGTAGCGAACGCGTCGCGGCCGGTGTTCGACTCCTCCTGA
- a CDS encoding heme o synthase, with product MRSTLEADGFDPDSGARFRVATLLAVTTIAAYALVALGTAVSSGGGTTCSTWPSCGTDPTFGPLSGDQFLFWAHRAAALVTGLLVAASGLAVRRARLGRRIRVAVYAAVVAFPVQVGLGALIVVGGPSLANTVHLVLAMGIFATLLVALVWTLDTAADARRDQASSVDPTGAESVLSAGDDRTGEKPAVETYVDQPVADPSVGSSADQPVEGPSEHPSVDPDAEVDTPNDGRSGLRRLAGAYLTLTKPRLMWLLCLVAVAGMGLATLTGATLTATTVLATLAGGVLAIGASGTFNHVYERDRDRKMNRTNDRPLVHDLVPVGNALVFGVALVVASMAVLVTWTNVLAAALTLAAIGYYAVLYTVVLKPNTAWNTVLGGGAGALPAVIGWAAVTGDVGWPAIGLAAVIFLWTPAHFYNLAIAFRDDYARGGFPMYPVVEGVAAARRQLTLYLGATLLAASALGWVAGLGWLYTVTSIALGGVFLRSVLRQYRHPTDERTLRSFYVSNYYLGAILVAIVVETLVFA from the coding sequence ATGCGTAGCACACTCGAAGCGGACGGCTTCGATCCCGACAGCGGTGCCCGCTTTCGAGTCGCCACGCTGCTTGCGGTCACGACGATCGCGGCGTACGCGCTCGTCGCGCTCGGGACGGCCGTCTCGTCAGGCGGCGGAACCACGTGTTCGACCTGGCCGAGTTGCGGGACCGATCCGACGTTCGGACCGCTCTCCGGCGATCAGTTCCTCTTCTGGGCCCACCGGGCGGCGGCGCTGGTGACCGGCCTGCTGGTCGCCGCGTCGGGACTGGCTGTTCGACGGGCGAGGCTCGGTCGGCGTATCCGCGTGGCCGTCTACGCGGCAGTCGTCGCCTTTCCGGTACAGGTGGGCCTCGGCGCGCTCATCGTCGTCGGTGGACCGTCGCTGGCGAACACTGTCCACCTCGTGCTCGCGATGGGAATCTTCGCGACGCTCCTCGTCGCGCTCGTCTGGACGCTCGACACGGCGGCGGATGCGAGGCGTGATCAGGCGTCCAGCGTGGACCCAACTGGGGCGGAGTCGGTTCTCAGTGCAGGCGACGACAGGACGGGGGAAAAGCCGGCAGTCGAGACGTACGTCGACCAGCCAGTGGCGGATCCGTCGGTCGGTTCGAGTGCCGACCAGCCAGTGGAGGGCCCATCGGAGCATCCGAGCGTCGATCCGGACGCCGAGGTCGACACACCGAACGACGGGCGCTCCGGGCTTCGCCGCCTCGCGGGTGCGTACCTGACGCTGACGAAGCCGCGGCTGATGTGGTTGCTCTGTCTCGTCGCCGTCGCCGGGATGGGACTGGCCACGCTGACCGGCGCGACGCTCACGGCGACGACCGTCCTCGCCACGCTCGCGGGTGGCGTCCTCGCGATCGGCGCAAGCGGGACGTTCAACCACGTCTACGAGCGCGATCGCGACCGGAAGATGAATCGGACGAACGACCGGCCGCTGGTTCACGACCTGGTTCCGGTCGGGAACGCGCTGGTGTTCGGCGTCGCGCTCGTCGTCGCCTCGATGGCCGTCCTCGTGACGTGGACGAACGTCCTCGCGGCGGCGCTGACGCTCGCGGCCATCGGCTACTACGCCGTGCTCTACACCGTGGTACTGAAGCCGAATACGGCGTGGAACACCGTCCTCGGCGGCGGCGCGGGTGCACTCCCGGCAGTCATCGGCTGGGCCGCCGTCACCGGCGACGTCGGCTGGCCGGCCATCGGCCTCGCCGCGGTGATCTTCCTGTGGACGCCCGCGCACTTCTACAACCTCGCGATCGCATTCCGTGACGACTACGCGCGTGGGGGCTTCCCGATGTACCCCGTCGTGGAAGGGGTCGCCGCCGCTCGACGCCAGCTCACACTCTACCTCGGCGCGACGCTGTTGGCGGCGAGCGCACTCGGCTGGGTGGCCGGGCTCGGCTGGCTCTACACGGTGACGTCGATCGCACTCGGCGGAGTCTTCCTCCGGTCGGTGCTCCGGCAGTACCGCCACCCCACCGACGAGCGCACACTTCGATCGTTCTACGTCTCGAACTACTACCTCGGCGCGATACTCGTCGCCATCGTCGTCGAGACGCTCGTGTTCGCCTGA
- a CDS encoding PQQ-binding-like beta-propeller repeat protein, with product MPSHHREPLNTSLLAPGDGTTGQGLSRRRVLLTTAGAGLASIAGVGRTRGTATAGEERWRFETTYSLPTSPTVVDGTVYVASCSGSEGNGIAYALDSDSGEEQWRFEDLRISATNERVSVNPKLGGLEVVDGIVYVSGYSVQALDQETGERLWLPEKRGYHGYPTRSSPAVSQGTVYLGNGPLVAAFNAAVGKLRWVEGGPTGGGRVSPLVVDGTVYTGGVYRNLYAYNGETGEERWRVEGQQPILTSPTVSDGTLYVCTAGFMYAIDTESGQERMRYEPKWGILSSPTVADGTVYVGGESYEREGGVVAAFDTAADTEQWRFEPRGVVHSSPTVVGDTLFVGSDDGFLYALDVADGSERWRFEADAKINAAPIVVDGTVYLADTASTVYALDAGVHGSSEDSRVLLGTENHHHVWAEEASADLAPAEFEVELDAAPNPVTQGDEIDVQLTVTNVGDEAGRREVDYDGPGSFETPIELDGGESQTFEVSETVENNISVPAYKWPGKLFLAVRVFEDEAELTIPIEKPGTDRWYGHLSDYGWVGALGGLGGAGYLVNRRIGDDRT from the coding sequence ATGCCGTCACATCACAGAGAACCGCTCAACACCTCACTCTTGGCGCCCGGAGACGGTACGACTGGACAGGGGCTGAGCCGTCGTCGCGTCCTTCTAACGACCGCGGGAGCCGGGCTCGCGTCGATTGCTGGCGTCGGCCGGACTCGTGGGACAGCGACTGCCGGTGAGGAGCGGTGGCGATTTGAGACCACGTATTCACTTCCGACGTCGCCGACGGTCGTCGACGGGACCGTCTACGTGGCAAGTTGTTCGGGATCGGAGGGAAACGGAATTGCCTATGCACTCGACAGTGACAGCGGTGAGGAACAGTGGCGCTTCGAAGACCTACGGATCAGTGCGACAAACGAACGAGTGTCGGTCAATCCAAAATTGGGCGGCCTGGAAGTAGTCGACGGTATCGTCTACGTCTCAGGGTACAGTGTCCAGGCTCTCGATCAGGAAACTGGCGAGAGACTGTGGCTCCCCGAGAAGCGCGGCTACCACGGATATCCCACACGTTCGTCACCGGCGGTGTCCCAGGGGACCGTCTATCTCGGGAACGGGCCTCTCGTGGCTGCGTTTAACGCCGCAGTCGGGAAACTCCGATGGGTCGAAGGGGGCCCTACGGGTGGAGGGAGAGTATCGCCTTTGGTCGTCGATGGGACTGTCTACACGGGGGGCGTGTACCGAAACCTGTACGCGTACAATGGCGAAACCGGTGAGGAGCGGTGGCGTGTCGAAGGTCAACAACCTATTCTCACATCACCGACGGTGTCCGACGGAACTCTCTACGTTTGCACCGCCGGATTCATGTACGCCATCGACACCGAGAGCGGGCAGGAGCGCATGCGCTACGAGCCGAAATGGGGAATCCTCTCGTCACCGACGGTCGCCGATGGAACGGTGTACGTGGGTGGTGAGAGTTACGAGAGGGAGGGCGGCGTCGTCGCCGCGTTTGATACTGCTGCGGACACGGAACAGTGGCGGTTCGAACCTCGCGGTGTGGTACACTCCTCACCGACGGTGGTCGGTGATACGCTGTTCGTCGGGAGCGACGACGGGTTCCTGTACGCACTCGACGTCGCCGATGGGAGTGAGCGATGGCGCTTCGAGGCAGATGCCAAGATCAACGCAGCACCGATCGTCGTCGACGGGACGGTCTACCTCGCGGACACGGCCAGCACAGTCTACGCGCTGGATGCCGGTGTCCACGGTTCGAGCGAGGACTCGCGGGTCCTCCTCGGAACGGAAAACCACCATCACGTGTGGGCCGAGGAAGCGTCGGCCGACCTCGCCCCTGCCGAGTTCGAGGTCGAGCTCGATGCTGCTCCCAACCCGGTAACACAGGGCGACGAGATCGATGTACAGCTGACCGTCACGAATGTCGGGGACGAGGCCGGGCGGCGAGAGGTAGACTACGACGGACCCGGTTCCTTCGAGACACCGATAGAACTCGACGGTGGCGAATCGCAGACCTTCGAGGTGTCCGAAACAGTTGAAAATAATATATCGGTTCCGGCCTACAAATGGCCAGGTAAACTCTTCTTGGCTGTCCGGGTCTTCGAAGACGAGGCCGAACTGACGATCCCTATCGAGAAACCGGGTACCGATCGGTGGTATGGCCATCTATCGGACTATGGGTGGGTCGGTGCCCTCGGCGGACTCGGCGGTGCGGGCTACTTGGTGAATCGGCGCATCGGTGACGACCGAACGTAG
- a CDS encoding cytochrome c oxidase subunit I produces the protein MAHSYDVLGLFDNEYDDEGFRTCSVTGLRIHHTVENHVKLFGLTAVVALLVGGIFAFTVATTRWEAIGLLGPDAFYTHLSMHAWNLLIFWMVFTEVAILYVGGPMVLGRRLPWTKVATAGWVTMVAGAVAVNYTIWTTSAPNEAPLLTAYVPMPVSPWFYAAASLFIVGTVVAALPFFVTMWHEKRENPGKTLPLVAFGAFVTSIIAVEALVGGLVAFVPAMLWRFEIIEWVDAAWYRQMYWIVGHGTQQINLVAMITVWYFLTHVVAGAEVVSEKVSRTAFILYLFFINLGAAHHLLSDPAVSTGWRIWNTSYAFYGATFASLIHAFAIPAGIEAGRRKRGTGGGLFGWLTSAPWGNPVFSSTIFSIILFGFLGGTTGVMMGQLQLNMTWHNTFATVGHFHATVVLGTTIAFMGLIFFLIRTMFGRQWLSTRLASAQPFLYAGAMGVAVLMMMYVGILYGVPRRTVEVVETIPGTEFSLSAASPLFAIFGVFALLAIAAGVLFVLLAVGSLLFGKRIDGRDGVSDLVADGGLAMAEDPDDPVHAYEMRGTFVLCLVFLAAFVITYLLNWYLLTQLWSIGA, from the coding sequence ATGGCCCACAGCTACGACGTCCTCGGGCTGTTCGACAACGAGTACGACGACGAGGGCTTCCGGACGTGTTCGGTGACCGGGCTCCGGATCCACCACACCGTCGAGAACCACGTGAAGCTGTTCGGGCTGACGGCGGTCGTCGCCCTGCTCGTCGGCGGGATCTTCGCGTTCACCGTCGCGACGACCCGGTGGGAGGCGATCGGCCTCCTCGGCCCTGACGCCTTCTACACGCACCTGAGCATGCACGCCTGGAACCTGCTCATCTTCTGGATGGTGTTCACGGAGGTGGCCATCCTCTACGTCGGCGGGCCGATGGTGCTGGGTCGCAGACTGCCGTGGACGAAGGTGGCGACGGCAGGCTGGGTCACGATGGTCGCCGGTGCGGTCGCAGTCAACTACACCATCTGGACGACGTCGGCGCCTAACGAGGCCCCGCTCCTGACTGCCTACGTCCCGATGCCCGTCTCGCCGTGGTTCTACGCCGCCGCGAGCCTCTTCATCGTCGGGACGGTCGTCGCCGCGCTGCCGTTCTTCGTCACGATGTGGCACGAGAAGCGGGAGAATCCGGGGAAGACGCTCCCGCTGGTGGCCTTCGGAGCGTTCGTCACGTCGATCATCGCCGTCGAGGCGCTCGTCGGCGGGTTGGTCGCGTTCGTCCCGGCGATGCTCTGGCGCTTCGAGATCATCGAGTGGGTCGACGCGGCCTGGTACCGGCAGATGTACTGGATCGTCGGTCACGGTACCCAGCAGATCAACCTCGTCGCGATGATCACGGTCTGGTACTTCCTCACCCACGTCGTCGCAGGCGCGGAAGTGGTCAGCGAGAAGGTCTCGCGGACGGCCTTCATCCTCTATCTCTTCTTCATCAACCTCGGGGCGGCCCACCACCTGCTGTCGGACCCCGCAGTCTCGACCGGGTGGCGCATCTGGAACACCTCCTACGCGTTCTACGGGGCGACGTTCGCCAGTCTGATCCACGCGTTCGCCATCCCGGCCGGTATCGAGGCTGGTCGTCGTAAGCGCGGCACGGGCGGCGGTCTCTTCGGCTGGCTCACCTCCGCTCCCTGGGGGAACCCCGTCTTCTCGTCGACGATCTTCTCGATCATCCTCTTTGGCTTCCTCGGCGGGACCACCGGCGTCATGATGGGACAGCTCCAGCTCAACATGACCTGGCACAACACGTTCGCGACGGTGGGGCACTTCCACGCGACGGTCGTCCTGGGCACCACGATCGCGTTCATGGGTCTCATCTTCTTCCTGATCAGGACCATGTTCGGGCGCCAGTGGCTCTCGACCCGACTGGCGAGTGCCCAGCCGTTCCTCTACGCGGGCGCGATGGGCGTGGCCGTCCTCATGATGATGTACGTCGGTATCCTCTACGGCGTCCCGCGCCGAACCGTCGAGGTCGTCGAGACCATCCCGGGCACCGAGTTCAGCCTCTCCGCGGCGAGCCCGCTGTTCGCCATCTTCGGCGTCTTCGCGCTGCTGGCTATCGCTGCCGGCGTCCTGTTCGTCCTGCTCGCGGTCGGATCGCTCCTGTTCGGAAAGCGGATCGACGGACGGGACGGCGTGTCCGATCTCGTCGCTGATGGGGGGTTAGCGATGGCCGAGGATCCCGACGACCCCGTCCACGCCTACGAGATGCGGGGCACGTTCGTCCTCTGTCTGGTCTTCCTGGCCGCGTTCGTGATCACGTACCTGTTGAACTGGTACCTCCTCACCCAGCTCTGGTCGATCGGCGCCTGA
- a CDS encoding arylamine N-acetyltransferase family protein — protein sequence MDNGTTDRYLARIGLDPASPPDPDLDGLSVVQRAHVTSVPFETLAVTGDPFDRFDGAGVSVALDDLYEKIVTRGRGGFCYELNGLFAWLLAELGFDVTPVAARMVGGSGTPAAHRSTVVSLPSGRYVVDVGMGSPTMRRPTPLPERDAGGRPVPTDDGGTFDTADDGGTFGTTDGGTFDTTDDGTPDASADGASPRTVGEERIDDAGVRWRVARVDRPDGDYLTQYREPGDREWRDRYRFGTTPREPAYFAATREYLVTAPDSPFTGDPVATLATERGHVKLRPDAFVRTEGRERYERAITSGEWDALLEREFDIDVDALAAGAAVDE from the coding sequence ATGGACAACGGAACGACCGACAGGTATCTAGCGCGAATCGGCCTCGATCCCGCCTCTCCACCGGACCCCGACCTGGACGGCCTCTCGGTCGTACAGCGGGCACACGTCACGTCGGTGCCGTTCGAGACGCTCGCCGTCACCGGCGACCCGTTCGACCGGTTCGACGGCGCCGGCGTCTCCGTCGCGCTCGACGACCTGTACGAGAAGATCGTCACCCGGGGCCGGGGCGGGTTCTGCTACGAACTCAACGGCCTGTTCGCCTGGCTCCTGGCGGAACTGGGGTTCGACGTGACGCCCGTCGCGGCGCGGATGGTCGGCGGTTCCGGCACTCCGGCCGCTCACCGGAGCACCGTCGTCTCGCTCCCGTCCGGCCGGTACGTCGTCGACGTCGGGATGGGGTCGCCGACGATGCGCCGGCCGACGCCGCTCCCCGAACGCGACGCGGGTGGGAGGCCCGTTCCCACCGACGACGGCGGAACGTTCGATACCGCCGACGACGGCGGCACGTTCGGTACCACCGACGGCGGCACGTTCGATACCACCGACGACGGCACGCCCGACGCCTCCGCCGACGGGGCGTCGCCCCGGACCGTCGGCGAGGAACGGATCGACGACGCCGGCGTCCGATGGCGCGTCGCGCGCGTCGACCGTCCGGACGGAGACTACCTGACGCAGTACCGGGAGCCGGGCGACCGCGAGTGGCGGGACCGGTACCGTTTCGGGACGACTCCCCGGGAACCGGCGTACTTCGCGGCGACACGCGAGTACCTCGTGACGGCCCCCGACTCGCCGTTCACCGGCGATCCGGTCGCGACGCTCGCCACCGAACGCGGCCACGTGAAACTTCGGCCGGACGCGTTCGTCAGGACGGAGGGGCGAGAGCGATACGAGCGCGCGATCACGAGCGGGGAGTGGGACGCGCTGCTCGAACGCGAGTTCGACATCGACGTCGACGCGCTTGCCGCGGGAGCGGCGGTCGACGAGTAG
- a CDS encoding cytochrome C oxidase subunit II, producing the protein MTSPLKPPEGDWWSQPVDRRESIWLGLGAIWSVILFGWMSVWTTAGDQNPIGETYRIEAEAFREKLSAYKDAATETDEGLVPPGTDVYIQAMRFYWDGAPVVLEAGTEYDIHLNSMDVQHGFSLRPEDALSKQINLQVLPGYEWVVPMTFDEPGTYHIICNEFCGQGHRTMHGTIVVTEGS; encoded by the coding sequence ATGACGTCACCACTCAAACCACCCGAGGGCGACTGGTGGAGTCAGCCGGTCGACCGGCGCGAATCGATCTGGCTGGGGCTCGGGGCCATCTGGTCGGTGATCCTCTTCGGCTGGATGAGCGTCTGGACCACCGCCGGTGACCAGAACCCCATCGGCGAGACCTATCGGATCGAGGCCGAGGCGTTTCGCGAGAAGCTGTCGGCCTACAAGGATGCGGCGACGGAGACCGACGAGGGGCTCGTCCCACCGGGGACGGACGTCTACATCCAGGCGATGCGGTTCTACTGGGACGGCGCGCCGGTCGTCCTGGAGGCCGGCACCGAGTACGACATCCACCTGAACTCGATGGACGTCCAGCACGGCTTCTCGTTGCGACCGGAAGACGCGCTCAGCAAGCAGATCAACCTGCAGGTGCTGCCGGGCTACGAGTGGGTCGTCCCGATGACCTTCGACGAGCCGGGCACCTACCACATCATCTGCAACGAGTTCTGCGGGCAGGGCCACCGGACGATGCACGGCACGATCGTCGTGACGGAGGGGAGCTGA
- a CDS encoding DUF2249 domain-containing protein: MYSIEGVFDRTDAPADRPRDHLDVRSMGPPNPLAKTLERLPELDDEVVLVQRNDRVPQFLLPKLEERGYAYESVEREDDVVTLIWRDA, from the coding sequence ATGTACTCGATCGAGGGCGTGTTCGACCGGACCGACGCACCGGCGGATCGACCGCGTGACCACCTGGACGTGCGGTCGATGGGGCCGCCGAATCCGCTCGCGAAGACGCTCGAACGGCTGCCCGAGCTTGACGACGAGGTCGTTCTCGTCCAGCGAAACGACCGCGTCCCGCAGTTTCTCCTCCCGAAACTCGAGGAGCGGGGCTACGCGTACGAGTCGGTCGAGCGTGAAGACGACGTCGTGACGCTGATCTGGCGCGATGCGTAG
- a CDS encoding helix-turn-helix domain-containing protein, which produces MAHATLSVTLPRRVWIAQISRDHPEATFRVLAGVPGQENGFALVNITGPDVESVAESMAAHDQITELSPAQVSEGELTVHFETTAPLLLFSSKESGMPLEPPIVIRDGEAEVDVTGSRARLSELADQLEAFGFTYRVEHVRERLHDSQLLSERQREVLVAAVEEGYYDTPRCCTLTELAERLDIAKSTCSETLHRAEETVIKRFVADLPTEDQDGELAAALAEP; this is translated from the coding sequence ATGGCACACGCGACGCTTTCGGTGACGCTGCCCAGGCGTGTCTGGATCGCACAGATCTCTCGCGACCATCCGGAGGCGACGTTTCGCGTCCTCGCCGGGGTTCCCGGTCAGGAGAACGGGTTCGCGTTGGTGAACATTACTGGCCCCGACGTCGAATCGGTGGCCGAGTCGATGGCTGCCCACGACCAGATCACGGAGTTGTCGCCCGCGCAGGTGAGCGAGGGTGAGCTCACGGTTCACTTCGAGACGACCGCTCCCCTCCTGCTCTTCTCCTCGAAGGAATCGGGGATGCCGCTCGAGCCGCCGATCGTCATCCGCGACGGCGAGGCGGAGGTCGACGTGACGGGTTCGCGTGCCCGCCTCTCGGAGTTGGCCGACCAGCTCGAAGCGTTCGGCTTCACCTACCGCGTCGAGCACGTCCGCGAACGGCTCCACGACAGCCAGCTCCTCTCCGAGCGCCAGCGCGAGGTCCTCGTCGCCGCCGTCGAGGAGGGCTATTACGACACGCCCCGCTGTTGTACCCTCACGGAACTCGCGGAACGACTCGACATCGCGAAATCGACCTGCAGCGAGACGCTCCACCGGGCCGAGGAGACGGTCATCAAGCGCTTCGTCGCCGACCTGCCGACGGAGGACCAAGACGGCGAACTGGCGGCTGCGCTCGCCGAACCGTAG